The proteins below come from a single Stomoxys calcitrans chromosome 1, idStoCalc2.1, whole genome shotgun sequence genomic window:
- the LOC106092295 gene encoding enhancer of mRNA-decapping protein 3, protein MEDDWTGKAVSIECDAKLGVFQGIISQCTPSEITIVRAFRNGVPLRKQDAEVTLRSSDILKINLLPAYNNQSTVTPSVINKPTPVKQPNFANVSNGGGAHSQNHIQKQDVNSALSNKMKQSNAPNQEANVLSPTSSRAPSAQQLTAFNNGKKSNSPNPSSSVALFFGNLIPPKVEVRLGAASCSASVCSTSNSCNAESFGSSGGALTSSKPIDIVQSGGSYYPGQKENGAASYSSGNGNGNGNGNGRSQRQSINGNSCTSMTNGNGSRNKQRNNKQVRRENSIKHSQTFSASIDDPLLHEDFDFEGNLALFDKQAIWDSLEAGKKPDLVQHAVSASNQKKYRHDENILHSEPAKMRQIESLFEGSEDFVTDEGLIIPTIPTYVRSKIEMCAQKCGLSLQRQLDLLARGTTDLAILLLGGARRLTPNNRHQWPTVAIICEKSENFRSSNVGAATGRQLASHGLKVLLYLEEDSNIEQKSIEISLFKATGNTVVYSVEALPTPDLVILSTNSANLSANVKKWLSENRASILAIDPPPSGINDVSIKYSILPILPLNGISSNSCGKLYLCNLGIPDKFFFDAGIKYKSPFGHKFVIAIHSKD, encoded by the exons ATGGAAGACGATTGGACGGGCAAAGCGGTATCCATTGAGTGCGATGCCAAGCTAGGCGTATTTCAGGGCATTATATCTCAGTGTACTCCCTCGGAAATAACCATAGTTCGTGCATTTCGCAATGGTGTGCCACTACGAAAACAAGACGCCGAGGTGACGCTGCGTTCTTCAGACATTTTGAAGATAAATCTATTGCCGGCATACAATAACCAGAGTACCGTAACTCCTTCTGTAATAAATAAGCCCACCCCGGTTAAGCAACCGAATTTCGCCAACGTATCCAACGGAGGGGGTGCACACAGCCAAAACCATATACAAAAGCAGGACGTCAATTCTGCACTTAGCAACAAGATGAAACAAAGTAATGCGCCCAATCAAGAAGCTAATGT CCTATCACCCACATCTTCAAGAGCGCCCAGCGCACAACAACTAACGGCGTTCAACAACGGCAAAAAATCAAATTCACCCAATCCCTCGAGCAGTGTGGCCCTGTTCTTTGGCAATTTAATACCGCCAAAAGTAGAGGTGAGGCTGGGCGCGGCAAGTTGTTCGGCCTCAGTTTGTTCCACTTCTAATAGTTGTAATGCGGAGAGTTTTGGCAGTAGCGGCGGTGCATTAACTAGCAGCAAGCCCATCGATATTGTTCAGAGTGGAGGTTCTTATTACCCTGGCCAGAAAGAAAATGGCGCAGCCTCCTATTCGAGCGGaaatggcaatggcaatggcaatggtAATGGCAGATCACAACGCCAATCCATAAATGGTAATAGCTGCACAAGCATGACCAACGGAAATGGATCTCGTAATAAGCAACGCAACAACAAACAAGTCCGCAGGGAGAACAGCATTAAACATAGCCAAACGTTTAGCGCATCCATTGACGATCCTCTCCTGCATGAGGATTTCGATTTTGAAGGTAATTTGGCCTTGTTCGACAAGCAGGCTATATGGGATTCTTTGGAAGCAGGCAAAAAGCCGGATCTGGTGCAACATGCTGTATCGGCTTCCAACCAAAAAAAGTACAGGCACGATGAAAATATTCTTCATAGTGAACCGGCAAAAATGCGACAGATAGAATCGCTGTTTGAGGGCTCGGAGGATTTTGTAACGGACGAGGGACTTATAATACCAACGATACCCACATATGTGAGGTCGAAAATTGAAATGTGCGCTCAGAAATGTGGCCTGTCGCTGCAGCGCCAATTGGATTTGCTGGCTCGGGGAACTACTGACTTGGCAATTTTGTTGCTAGGTGGTGCACGACGTTTGACTCCGAACAATCGTCATCAGTGGCCAACAGTGGCAATCATATGtgaaaaatcggaaaatttcaG ATCGAGCAATGTCGGAGCCGCTACGGGCCGTCAGCTAGCTTCGCATGGCCTGAAGGTACTACTTTACCTCGAAGAAGACTCAAATATAGAACAGAAGAGTATAGAAATTTCGCTTTTCAAGGCGACTGGGAATACGGTGGTGTATTCCGTTGAAG CTCTCCCCACACCTGATCTTGTGATATTGTCGACAAATTCTGCTAATTTGTCGGCCAATGTGAAAAAATGGTTAAGTGAAAACCG TGCATCCATTCTGGCCATTGATCCGCCACCAAGTGGCATTAATGATGTTTCCATTAAATATTCAATTTTACCAATCTTACCATTAAATGGCATATCATCGAATAGTTGTGGCAAATTGTATTTATGTAATCTGGGTATACcggacaaattttttttcgatgctGGCATTAAGTACAAAAGTCCATTTGGGCATAAATTTGTGATAGCGATCCACTCAAAGGACTGA